From the genome of Virgibacillus proomii, one region includes:
- a CDS encoding cell division protein FtsA — protein sequence MKDVIFALDIGTRSVTGIILKQLDNYYEVIDYCMLEHQDRSMRDGQIHNVVAVAKTIAQVKSQLEASYGPLEKVCVAAAGRALITMEASASIKLKDTPISNEEAMKHLELSAVQAALEKISGIHNKANYYCVGYSILHYYIDQQKIGSLIDQQGDVASVDIIATFLPRVVIESLLAALTRANLEMEALTLEPIAAIHVLIPESMRRLNVALVDIGAGTSDIAITNYGTVVAYGMVPIAGDEITEAISDTYLLDFPMAEAAKRTIVDAREASVTDILGFETTISYETLIRDIAPAVDNLASQIAEEILTLNANPPKAVMLVGGGSLTPTITTAIARKLQLPENRVAIRGIEAIKQLNPSEKLLSRPDFVTPIGIAIAAKQKPVHYVSVKVNEQTVRLFEMRTLTVGDCLIQAGINIQKWYGKPGLASIVTINGKQITIPGEFGEPPKITLNGRTASVNDHIKNGDQLEVTKGEDGQAANVSIHELLGEISPLKIHLNDNIHKVHPIYMVNQQPMSDDYIVKDKDVIQWYQPSRLEEIVKLLSTEKLSELKPFTIYMNGKSVQLKSGETQVYVNGQTAELSQQLFTGDHIQIKHTNQPKIIDYFKQENKEYFQTITVFFNGKQVELRNPLYIIKRDKTILDENTPLYSNDRIELHPVQKKEFIFQDVFKYVDLKLSKISGRFEVLKNKQPANFHDPIQTGDELEIIW from the coding sequence ATGAAAGATGTCATATTTGCCTTAGATATTGGTACGCGTTCTGTGACAGGTATTATTTTAAAACAGCTTGATAATTACTATGAGGTCATTGATTATTGTATGCTGGAACATCAAGACCGTTCTATGCGTGATGGACAAATTCATAATGTAGTTGCTGTAGCTAAAACGATCGCGCAAGTAAAATCACAGCTTGAAGCCTCTTATGGTCCGTTAGAAAAGGTTTGTGTCGCTGCCGCGGGAAGAGCATTAATTACGATGGAAGCATCCGCATCGATTAAATTAAAAGACACTCCTATTTCTAATGAAGAAGCAATGAAACATCTAGAGCTAAGTGCTGTTCAAGCTGCATTGGAAAAGATTAGTGGAATTCACAATAAAGCGAATTACTATTGTGTTGGCTACTCTATCCTGCATTATTATATCGATCAGCAAAAAATCGGATCATTGATTGATCAGCAAGGAGATGTAGCAAGTGTCGATATTATTGCTACATTTTTACCTCGAGTCGTTATTGAATCATTATTAGCCGCCTTAACCAGAGCAAATTTAGAAATGGAAGCCTTAACGTTAGAACCAATTGCTGCTATTCATGTCCTTATTCCCGAATCTATGCGGAGATTAAATGTTGCTTTAGTTGATATTGGAGCAGGTACTAGTGATATTGCTATAACCAATTACGGAACAGTAGTAGCGTATGGAATGGTTCCTATTGCTGGAGATGAAATTACGGAAGCAATTAGTGATACTTATTTGTTGGACTTTCCTATGGCGGAAGCAGCTAAACGTACAATTGTTGATGCAAGAGAAGCAAGCGTAACCGATATTCTAGGATTTGAAACAACGATAAGTTATGAAACATTAATAAGGGACATTGCACCAGCTGTTGATAATCTCGCTTCCCAAATAGCTGAAGAAATCCTAACATTAAATGCGAATCCACCTAAAGCAGTTATGCTTGTAGGCGGTGGAAGCCTAACACCAACCATCACAACGGCAATAGCGAGAAAGCTACAGCTTCCGGAAAATCGTGTTGCCATTCGTGGAATTGAGGCTATTAAGCAGCTAAATCCTAGTGAGAAGTTACTTAGTCGACCTGATTTTGTAACACCAATCGGAATCGCTATCGCAGCTAAACAAAAGCCCGTTCACTATGTTAGTGTAAAAGTGAATGAACAAACAGTACGACTATTTGAAATGCGTACCCTAACCGTAGGTGACTGCCTCATTCAAGCTGGAATAAATATTCAAAAGTGGTATGGAAAGCCTGGATTAGCATCCATTGTAACTATAAACGGAAAACAAATTACCATTCCCGGTGAATTTGGTGAACCACCAAAAATTACTTTAAATGGCAGAACCGCTTCTGTAAATGACCATATAAAAAATGGAGATCAATTAGAGGTCACAAAGGGAGAAGATGGACAAGCCGCAAATGTAAGTATTCACGAGTTGCTCGGTGAAATATCTCCATTAAAGATCCATCTAAATGACAATATACATAAAGTGCATCCAATATATATGGTTAATCAACAACCAATGTCAGACGATTATATCGTTAAAGATAAAGATGTCATTCAATGGTATCAACCAAGTCGTCTAGAAGAAATAGTAAAGCTGCTCTCAACGGAGAAACTAAGCGAACTCAAGCCATTTACTATTTATATGAACGGAAAAAGCGTACAATTAAAAAGCGGCGAAACTCAAGTATATGTAAATGGTCAAACAGCAGAATTAAGTCAACAGTTATTTACTGGTGACCATATCCAAATTAAGCATACAAATCAGCCTAAAATAATAGATTATTTCAAGCAAGAAAACAAGGAATACTTTCAAACGATCACCGTGTTTTTCAATGGAAAGCAAGTTGAGTTAAGAAATCCATTATACATTATCAAACGGGATAAGACTATACTGGATGAAAATACCCCATTATATTCAAATGACAGAATTGAACTACACCCTGTTCAAAAGAAGGAATTTATATTTCAAGATGTGTTTAAATATGTTGATTTAAAGCTTTCAAAAATAAGTGGGAGATTTGAAGTTCTTAAGAATAAACAGCCAGCAAACTTTCATGATCCGATTCAAACCGGCGATGAACTGGAAATCATTTGGTAA
- a CDS encoding YtxH domain-containing protein has protein sequence MSDNQFNTKDFIIGTFIGATVGALAALLFAPKTGRELREDINSGAQQAKLRAYEWKDAVQEKGYSWKDKAYTTGSELKRKAMDSTSQITKQASEKTKELTKNVQSKLQDKRKKEDEALKAAEEVAEAMEEAAEEMEKKSK, from the coding sequence ATGTCAGATAATCAATTCAATACGAAAGACTTTATTATCGGAACATTTATCGGGGCTACTGTTGGTGCTTTAGCTGCATTATTATTTGCTCCAAAAACAGGGAGAGAACTGCGTGAGGACATTAATAGTGGAGCCCAGCAAGCTAAACTTCGAGCGTATGAATGGAAAGATGCCGTACAGGAGAAGGGTTATAGTTGGAAAGATAAAGCATATACAACCGGCTCTGAACTTAAGAGAAAGGCGATGGACTCTACTTCCCAGATCACGAAGCAAGCATCAGAAAAAACAAAGGAACTGACAAAGAATGTTCAATCCAAGTTGCAAGATAAGCGCAAAAAAGAAGATGAAGCTTTAAAAGCTGCAGAGGAAGTTGCTGAAGCGATGGAAGAAGCAGCAGAAGAAATGGAAAAGAAAAGCAAATAA
- a CDS encoding DUF948 domain-containing protein produces the protein MEVLGYISASIAAIAFVVLVVYIIVTLKAARETLHNVAETLSSLDQQMQGITEETNQLLNKTNQLADDMNQKSSKLNGLFDGAKGIGETLHSFNQSLKQLTNSVARAADKDPEKTSQTIKWGTALMDLWKKISK, from the coding sequence ATGGAAGTACTTGGATATATTTCAGCAAGTATAGCAGCAATCGCTTTTGTCGTTCTGGTAGTGTATATCATTGTTACATTAAAAGCTGCTAGGGAGACGTTACATAACGTAGCGGAAACATTATCCAGTTTAGATCAACAAATGCAGGGGATTACGGAAGAAACAAACCAATTGTTAAATAAGACAAATCAGCTTGCAGATGATATGAACCAAAAATCAAGTAAATTAAATGGGTTATTTGATGGTGCTAAAGGTATTGGTGAGACGCTTCATAGCTTTAATCAATCCTTAAAGCAATTAACAAATAGTGTGGCACGAGCTGCAGATAAAGATCCTGAAAAAACATCTCAGACGATTAAATGGGGAACTGCATTAATGGATTTGTGGAAGAAAATCAGCAAATGA
- the murC gene encoding UDP-N-acetylmuramate--L-alanine ligase, with amino-acid sequence MTTYHFIGIKGTGMSALAQILYDSGEKVQGSDVEKRFFTQAALEEKNIPIYPFSENNIKKDYTVIAGNAFSDEHIEIKEAKRLGVTFYRYHEFLGEWLKQYTSIAVTGAHGKTSTTGLLSHVLSSSFPISYLIGDGTGQGHVDSKYFVFEACEYRRHFLQYEPDYAIMTNIDFDHPDYFTSIDDVFAAFQSMAEQVKKGIIACGDDEQLQQIQAKVPVVYYGFANTNDFQAQNIKETKNGTTFDVFVRNTYYETFTIPMYGNHNVLNALAVIAICHYEGIGAEHMKHLATFTGVKRRFSEKQIYNQILIDDYAHHPREINATIESARKKYPNKSIVAIFQPHTFTRTKAFLQGFADSLSQADHVFLCDIFGSAREETGQLTIDDLQKLINQSSILKLSHTEELKEFADSVLIFMGAGDIQKFQQAYEETLAIK; translated from the coding sequence ATGACAACTTACCATTTTATTGGTATAAAGGGAACGGGGATGAGTGCACTTGCACAAATTCTTTATGATTCAGGAGAAAAAGTGCAAGGTTCTGATGTAGAAAAACGTTTTTTTACACAGGCTGCACTAGAAGAAAAAAATATTCCGATCTACCCTTTTTCAGAAAACAACATTAAGAAAGATTATACAGTTATAGCTGGAAATGCTTTTTCCGATGAGCATATTGAAATTAAGGAAGCAAAAAGACTTGGTGTAACATTTTACAGATATCATGAATTTCTGGGAGAATGGTTAAAGCAGTATACGAGTATTGCAGTTACTGGAGCTCATGGGAAAACATCAACAACAGGCTTGCTCAGCCATGTTTTAAGCAGTTCATTTCCAATTTCATATTTAATAGGCGATGGTACAGGACAAGGGCATGTAGACAGCAAATATTTTGTGTTTGAAGCATGTGAATATCGTCGACATTTTTTACAATATGAGCCAGATTATGCAATTATGACGAATATCGATTTTGATCATCCCGATTATTTTACAAGTATTGATGATGTGTTTGCAGCATTCCAGTCAATGGCAGAACAAGTTAAAAAAGGAATTATAGCTTGTGGAGATGATGAACAGTTACAACAAATTCAAGCTAAGGTTCCAGTCGTATACTATGGGTTTGCGAATACAAATGATTTTCAAGCGCAAAACATTAAGGAAACGAAAAATGGGACTACTTTTGATGTGTTTGTACGAAATACGTATTATGAAACATTTACGATTCCCATGTATGGAAACCACAATGTATTAAATGCTTTAGCAGTCATCGCTATTTGTCATTATGAAGGAATCGGTGCTGAACATATGAAGCATCTTGCTACATTTACTGGAGTTAAGCGGAGGTTTTCAGAAAAACAAATCTACAACCAAATACTTATCGATGATTATGCACATCATCCACGTGAAATAAATGCTACGATTGAATCAGCAAGAAAGAAATACCCAAATAAATCAATTGTAGCAATTTTTCAGCCACATACATTTACAAGAACAAAAGCTTTCCTTCAGGGGTTTGCAGATAGTTTATCTCAAGCAGACCATGTTTTTCTTTGTGATATTTTCGGTTCTGCAAGAGAAGAAACAGGTCAACTTACCATAGATGATTTACAAAAGTTAATTAACCAGAGCTCTATTTTGAAGCTGTCTCATACGGAAGAACTGAAGGAATTTGCGGATAGTGTGCTTATTTTTATGGGCGCCGGAGATATTCAGAAATTTCAACAGGCTTACGAAGAAACACTTGCAATCAAATAG
- a CDS encoding nicotinate phosphoribosyltransferase, whose product MKEIEQKLKGKIDRLTNRTFKFDERIKEGWFSAVYFLKTKEIAEKKLPDNKVTMQFFQKNDAVLCGTDEAIALLHTFADNPETLEIYSLKDGDKIRPYESVLTVSGAYHQFGYLEGIIDGILSRRTSVATNVYNVVKAARTSGKQKPVIFMGDRDDHYTQQAGDGYAAFIGGSTAQATHAMNEWWGKEGMGTMPHALIQMFRGDVVAACKAYHELFPEDELTALVDYNNDVITDSLKVAKAFGSELKSVRLDTSRTLVDKYFLRNHHLMGTFDPRGVNPELIFALRNALDEEGYTHVKIMASGGFTEERIIQFEKLGVPVDMYGVGRSLLKLNIGFTGDNVLLNGTPEAKEGRRYRPNPRLERVSYINQNRD is encoded by the coding sequence ATGAAAGAAATTGAGCAAAAACTAAAGGGTAAGATTGATCGTTTAACGAATAGAACATTCAAATTCGATGAACGGATCAAAGAAGGCTGGTTCTCTGCTGTCTATTTTTTAAAAACGAAAGAAATAGCAGAGAAAAAATTACCTGATAACAAGGTCACCATGCAATTTTTTCAAAAGAATGATGCTGTTTTATGTGGAACAGATGAAGCAATTGCTTTACTACATACATTTGCAGATAACCCTGAAACATTAGAGATTTACTCGCTGAAGGATGGAGACAAAATTAGACCATATGAATCAGTCCTAACAGTATCTGGAGCATATCATCAGTTTGGCTATTTAGAGGGGATTATTGATGGGATCCTTTCGAGAAGAACATCTGTAGCTACGAATGTATACAATGTGGTAAAAGCTGCGCGAACTTCCGGAAAACAAAAACCTGTTATTTTTATGGGAGACCGTGACGATCATTATACGCAACAAGCTGGTGATGGCTATGCGGCGTTTATTGGCGGATCGACTGCCCAAGCAACGCATGCAATGAATGAATGGTGGGGAAAAGAAGGAATGGGAACGATGCCTCACGCTTTAATTCAAATGTTTCGTGGAGACGTTGTTGCTGCTTGTAAAGCATATCACGAATTGTTTCCTGAAGATGAGCTAACAGCACTTGTTGACTATAATAATGATGTTATTACTGATTCTTTAAAGGTCGCAAAAGCCTTTGGTAGTGAATTAAAATCAGTGCGATTGGATACATCTCGTACACTTGTCGATAAATATTTTTTGAGAAATCACCATTTAATGGGTACGTTTGACCCAAGAGGGGTAAATCCTGAACTTATCTTTGCATTAAGAAATGCTTTAGATGAGGAAGGATATACACATGTAAAAATTATGGCTAGTGGCGGTTTCACAGAAGAACGCATTATTCAGTTTGAAAAGTTGGGCGTACCAGTTGATATGTATGGTGTAGGTAGAAGTTTGCTTAAGCTTAATATTGGCTTTACCGGGGATAATGTTTTGTTAAATGGCACACCAGAAGCAAAAGAGGGAAGGAGATATCGTCCAAATCCTCGCTTAGAACGAGTGTCATATATTAATCAGAACAGAGATTAA
- a CDS encoding DNA translocase FtsK, with protein sequence MWDHWKKKIKRLFADNEEEQHEEYEQHTEKSHLEAKMMYQYPAKKPFRFPVIPDVKEEKKQSSELFGRSSVNRDSYVDKGKIQKKELDNRDRPVASAYQENLSYDAPAYQRRKLTDLAYDQRQGFSHRENKETKVYKKDPDTPFRPTEVPSPIYGFGPRDDNRDTIERIPAYKRKKEATVYDSKKTVREEKKTIEQIAVAGTVVDDVAQDESLKNETPQPSENMEKRTDEDNDNSFVADTEQKKRQEDNPTTNQPLKRKASNRRELRKSSERSIPYNVMMTPRDKKNLFERTRKNIDHKKEEKQANPENKTTKEAVYQQKKAIPIHLLNDMNKGRADDTQWMQEQQRLLEQTLKYFNVRAKVVNVTQGPSVTRFEVHPELGVKVSKVKNLSDDLKLNMAAKDIRIEAPIPGKNTIGIEIPNRKAQMVGLQEVFETAEFIQSSSPLTIALGLTIEGRPLITNIQKMPHGLIAGATGSGKSVCINTILISLLYKAHYDEVKFLLIDPKMVELAPYNGIPHLVSPVITDVKAATAALKWAVAEMEERYEKFVHEGVRDIERYNEKMEGQNQLQDKLPFIVIVIDELADLMMISPQDVEDAISRIAQKARACGIHLILATQRPSVDVITGLIKANIPTRIAFSVSSQVDSRTILDTSGAEKLLGKGDMLFIENGTGKSVRLQGPFVSDEEIDRVANYVRGLAEPNYLFEQEQLLKQVASEEEEDELLQDAILFVLEQNSASTSLLQRHFKIGYNRAARLIDTLEARGIISGQNGSKPREVLVTLSQVEDML encoded by the coding sequence ATGTGGGATCATTGGAAGAAAAAAATTAAACGTCTTTTTGCAGACAACGAGGAAGAACAGCATGAAGAGTACGAACAACATACAGAGAAATCCCATCTTGAGGCAAAAATGATGTATCAATATCCTGCAAAAAAACCGTTTCGTTTTCCTGTTATTCCGGATGTAAAAGAAGAGAAAAAACAGTCGTCGGAACTATTTGGTCGGTCCAGTGTGAATCGTGATAGTTACGTAGATAAGGGAAAGATACAGAAAAAGGAACTAGATAACAGAGATAGACCAGTGGCGTCAGCTTATCAAGAAAACTTGTCTTATGATGCTCCAGCTTATCAACGAAGAAAATTAACAGATTTAGCATATGATCAACGTCAGGGATTCAGTCACCGTGAAAATAAAGAAACAAAAGTGTATAAAAAGGATCCAGACACGCCGTTTCGACCAACAGAAGTTCCATCACCCATATATGGATTTGGTCCTCGAGATGATAATAGGGATACAATAGAAAGGATTCCTGCTTATAAGAGAAAAAAAGAAGCTACCGTTTACGATTCTAAAAAGACAGTCAGGGAAGAAAAGAAAACTATAGAGCAGATAGCGGTCGCAGGCACAGTCGTAGATGATGTTGCACAAGACGAGAGTTTAAAAAACGAAACGCCTCAACCATCTGAAAATATGGAAAAACGAACAGATGAGGATAACGACAATTCTTTCGTGGCAGATACAGAACAAAAGAAAAGACAAGAGGACAATCCAACAACCAATCAACCGTTAAAAAGAAAAGCATCAAACCGAAGAGAGCTTCGCAAAAGCAGTGAAAGGTCTATTCCTTACAACGTAATGATGACACCAAGAGATAAGAAAAATTTATTTGAGAGAACAAGAAAAAATATCGATCATAAAAAGGAAGAGAAGCAAGCAAATCCGGAAAATAAAACCACAAAAGAAGCTGTTTATCAACAGAAAAAAGCTATTCCTATTCATTTGTTAAATGATATGAATAAAGGTCGAGCAGATGACACTCAGTGGATGCAAGAACAGCAACGACTACTTGAACAAACGTTAAAGTATTTTAATGTAAGGGCAAAAGTTGTAAATGTTACGCAAGGACCTTCTGTTACAAGATTTGAGGTTCATCCGGAATTAGGGGTTAAAGTAAGCAAAGTAAAGAATTTAAGTGATGACTTAAAATTGAATATGGCTGCAAAAGACATTCGTATTGAAGCACCAATTCCTGGAAAAAACACGATTGGTATTGAAATTCCTAATCGAAAAGCGCAAATGGTCGGATTACAGGAAGTTTTTGAAACAGCGGAATTTATACAAAGTTCCTCACCATTAACAATTGCTTTAGGTTTAACTATAGAAGGAAGACCGCTAATTACTAATATTCAGAAGATGCCACATGGATTAATAGCAGGAGCAACCGGTTCTGGAAAAAGTGTCTGCATTAATACAATATTAATCAGTTTATTATATAAAGCTCATTACGACGAAGTGAAGTTTCTGCTGATTGATCCAAAAATGGTGGAACTTGCTCCTTATAATGGTATTCCACATCTTGTCAGCCCTGTTATTACGGATGTGAAAGCTGCAACAGCAGCATTAAAGTGGGCTGTTGCAGAGATGGAAGAACGCTATGAAAAATTTGTTCATGAAGGAGTTCGAGATATTGAGCGCTATAATGAAAAAATGGAAGGACAAAACCAGCTACAAGATAAACTTCCATTTATCGTTATTGTTATCGATGAATTAGCTGATCTTATGATGATCTCTCCTCAAGATGTAGAGGATGCCATAAGTAGAATTGCCCAGAAAGCAAGAGCTTGTGGAATTCACTTAATATTAGCTACACAGCGTCCTTCTGTAGATGTAATTACAGGTTTGATCAAAGCGAATATCCCGACACGAATAGCCTTTAGTGTATCTTCTCAAGTAGATTCTCGGACCATTCTTGATACCAGTGGAGCAGAAAAGCTTTTAGGTAAAGGGGATATGTTGTTTATTGAAAATGGTACTGGAAAAAGTGTTCGTCTTCAAGGACCATTTGTATCAGATGAAGAAATTGATCGAGTTGCAAACTATGTAAGGGGGCTGGCAGAGCCAAACTATTTATTTGAGCAGGAGCAACTATTAAAGCAAGTTGCTAGCGAAGAAGAAGAGGATGAACTTTTACAAGATGCTATTTTATTTGTCTTAGAACAAAACAGTGCAAGCACTTCTTTGTTGCAACGTCATTTCAAAATAGGGTACAATCGAGCTGCTAGATTAATTGATACACTGGAAGCTCGCGGCATTATCTCCGGACAAAATGGCAGTAAGCCTCGGGAAGTATTAGTTACTTTATCCCAAGTAGAAGATATGCTATAA
- the ytpR gene encoding YtpR family tRNA-binding protein: MDVFYNLNGVGDVLIIPITEGERYSIKHERIGDIVRITDESKQIVGYNIFQASTHFSFLTNGKITLTKPMLLEIQELFKEHQLDDDLNFDLRPKFVIGYVKDKQKHPNADKLSICQVDVGEEMLQIVCGAPNVEAGQRVVVAKIGATMPSGMQIKPTELRGVPSNGMICSQKELGLPNAPKEKGIYVLDDSYQVGTEFVI, from the coding sequence ATGGATGTATTTTATAATTTAAATGGAGTTGGCGATGTACTAATTATACCGATAACGGAAGGGGAGCGCTACAGTATTAAGCATGAAAGAATAGGCGATATTGTACGAATTACGGATGAATCAAAGCAGATAGTAGGCTATAATATATTTCAGGCTTCAACACATTTTTCTTTTTTAACGAATGGGAAAATAACGTTAACGAAGCCAATGTTATTGGAAATTCAGGAGTTATTTAAGGAGCATCAATTAGATGATGATTTGAACTTTGATCTTCGTCCAAAATTTGTTATCGGCTATGTCAAGGATAAACAAAAACATCCAAATGCAGATAAATTAAGTATTTGTCAAGTAGATGTTGGTGAGGAAATGTTGCAAATTGTTTGTGGAGCACCGAATGTTGAAGCTGGTCAACGTGTCGTTGTAGCAAAAATTGGTGCCACTATGCCAAGCGGTATGCAAATAAAACCAACTGAATTAAGAGGAGTCCCTTCCAATGGAATGATTTGCTCTCAAAAGGAATTAGGCTTACCAAATGCTCCAAAGGAAAAAGGAATTTATGTGCTGGATGATTCATACCAAGTTGGGACTGAATTTGTTATATAA
- a CDS encoding DUF1444 domain-containing protein — translation MQMTSLKLKKILDERFNHPELRASYNRDKDSFRVEWKSTKKGITITLPNVVAKYNQKGQGIIDELEEHVKEALRIMNEEQHLAGMEKHIYPVIRSTSFPTKTNSNINLVYKDHTAETRVFYAIDLGKSYRLVDELLLAEEKWTKERIDEIATFNLRSLSVDYNHDRVADNDFYFIATQDGYDASRILNEAFLEEMKANSKGELAVAVPHQDVLIVADVQNNTGYDILAQMTMKFFAEGRIPITSLPMIYENKTLEPIFILAKSRPEKND, via the coding sequence ATGCAAATGACAAGCTTGAAGCTGAAAAAAATATTAGACGAGCGCTTTAATCACCCGGAGTTACGAGCTTCTTATAATCGGGATAAAGATTCTTTTCGGGTTGAATGGAAGTCAACAAAGAAAGGAATAACGATTACATTACCAAATGTAGTTGCTAAGTATAACCAAAAAGGGCAAGGCATCATCGATGAGCTAGAGGAACATGTGAAAGAAGCGCTACGAATTATGAATGAAGAGCAGCACTTAGCTGGAATGGAGAAACATATTTATCCGGTGATTCGATCCACTTCTTTCCCAACTAAAACGAATTCTAATATAAATTTAGTATACAAAGATCACACAGCGGAAACCAGGGTTTTTTATGCAATTGACTTAGGAAAATCGTATCGGTTAGTTGATGAATTGTTATTAGCAGAGGAAAAGTGGACAAAAGAACGTATTGATGAGATTGCTACATTTAATTTACGTTCGTTGTCGGTTGATTACAATCATGATCGAGTTGCAGATAATGACTTTTATTTTATCGCAACCCAAGATGGTTATGATGCAAGTAGGATTTTAAACGAAGCTTTTTTAGAAGAAATGAAAGCAAATAGCAAAGGTGAACTTGCCGTAGCTGTCCCGCATCAAGATGTTTTAATTGTTGCAGATGTGCAAAATAATACCGGCTATGATATTTTAGCCCAAATGACAATGAAGTTTTTTGCGGAAGGTAGAATTCCAATCACTTCTTTACCAATGATATATGAAAATAAAACATTAGAGCCAATCTTTATTCTAGCAAAAAGTCGACCAGAAAAGAATGATTAA
- a CDS encoding thioredoxin family protein: MKKLMSHDEFTKMMKEDRVVFYFTAGWCPDCTVIEPILPEIEAEFPSYTFVRVDRDEFIDICQDFSIFGIPSFVAFNTGEEVGRFVSKDRKTKEEIVEFMNNLPS, encoded by the coding sequence ATGAAAAAATTAATGTCACATGATGAATTTACGAAAATGATGAAAGAAGATCGGGTGGTCTTCTACTTTACTGCTGGTTGGTGTCCAGATTGCACGGTTATAGAACCGATATTACCAGAAATTGAAGCGGAATTTCCATCTTATACTTTTGTCCGAGTGGATAGGGATGAATTTATTGATATTTGTCAGGATTTTTCCATATTTGGCATACCTAGCTTCGTTGCTTTTAACACTGGAGAAGAGGTTGGCAGATTCGTAAGTAAAGATCGTAAAACAAAAGAAGAAATTGTTGAATTTATGAATAACCTTCCGAGTTAA
- a CDS encoding transposase, translating to MTEIKGRKLCRACLLLEKCTQNRIPQNPIHLQIWEKSKELDRMNRISNEGKWLYRIRKEKMERSLADSKELHGLWLWYCRMRFKEMRAGIIDNYLSDECSPPRISFFK from the coding sequence TTGACAGAAATAAAAGGTCGGAAATTATGCAGAGCGTGTCTACTACTTGAGAAATGTACACAAAATAGAATACCTCAAAACCCTATTCACCTTCAAATATGGGAAAAATCAAAAGAACTAGATCGTATGAACAGGATATCAAATGAAGGGAAATGGCTCTATCGGATAAGAAAAGAAAAAATGGAACGTAGCTTGGCGGATTCAAAAGAACTGCATGGGCTATGGCTATGGTATTGTCGTATGCGCTTTAAAGAAATGCGAGCGGGCATTATTGACAACTATCTTTCAGATGAATGCTCTCCCCCTCGGATAAGTTTTTTCAAATAA
- a CDS encoding YtoQ family protein, with protein MELTVYLAGQIHDNWRDEVKRLAEERKLPLHFVSPQTDHERSDNVGEAILGKQPNSLYKDETASKINNFRTQVLLEKADIVIALFGESYKQWNTAMDTSQAIALNKPTIIIRPESLIHPLKELSEKANVTVETIEQALDVIQYIYE; from the coding sequence ATGGAATTAACTGTTTATTTGGCTGGTCAAATTCATGACAACTGGCGCGATGAAGTAAAGCGATTAGCAGAAGAAAGGAAGCTGCCTTTACATTTTGTTTCTCCGCAGACGGATCATGAACGTTCTGATAACGTTGGGGAAGCGATTTTAGGAAAACAGCCAAATTCGTTGTATAAAGATGAAACCGCTTCTAAAATCAATAATTTTAGAACACAAGTGTTATTGGAAAAAGCAGATATTGTAATCGCCTTATTTGGAGAAAGTTATAAACAGTGGAATACTGCTATGGATACAAGCCAAGCTATTGCATTAAATAAACCGACTATTATTATCCGTCCTGAATCACTTATTCATCCCTTGAAAGAATTATCTGAAAAAGCAAATGTTACAGTGGAAACGATAGAGCAAGCATTAGATGTTATTCAGTATATTTATGAGTAA